A window of Akkermansiaceae bacterium contains these coding sequences:
- a CDS encoding 4Fe-4S dicluster domain-containing protein — protein MSDNKKESCGSGCGCHNGAPDESLFNRRNVLKAAGATLGVAAFAKAMAPITEWKETTSVDEFLQTHYRELSNDQLDEVIARLEEETKKDYGADVTITDHRPQMGVKFGYALNLSICIGCRRCAEACHHENNHDRATSNSYIRVLEMTKGSMDMEKGNVHYDHPVPHPDKFYMPVQCQQCDNPPCVDVCPVEATWKEEDGIVVVDYNWCIGCRYCEAACPYHARRFNWKKPVVPKNEINPNQSYLSNRIRPQGVMEKCTFCLHRTREGRMPACLEACPTGARVFGNLLDPHSEIRKVIDTKRVFVLKEELGTRPSFFYFFDE, from the coding sequence ATGAGCGACAATAAAAAGGAATCATGTGGAAGCGGCTGCGGCTGCCACAATGGGGCACCTGATGAGAGCCTGTTCAACCGGAGGAACGTCCTCAAGGCTGCGGGTGCCACTCTCGGGGTGGCCGCCTTCGCCAAGGCCATGGCACCGATCACCGAGTGGAAGGAAACGACCTCCGTCGATGAGTTTCTCCAGACCCATTATCGCGAGCTTTCCAATGACCAGTTAGACGAGGTCATCGCCCGGCTGGAGGAGGAAACCAAAAAAGATTACGGTGCCGACGTGACCATCACCGATCACCGGCCGCAGATGGGTGTCAAGTTCGGCTACGCGCTCAACCTCAGCATCTGCATCGGCTGCCGCCGCTGCGCCGAGGCCTGCCACCACGAGAACAACCACGACCGCGCCACCTCCAACTCCTACATCCGGGTGCTCGAGATGACCAAGGGCTCGATGGACATGGAAAAGGGCAACGTCCACTACGACCACCCCGTCCCTCATCCCGACAAGTTCTACATGCCGGTGCAATGCCAGCAGTGCGACAACCCGCCCTGCGTCGACGTGTGCCCGGTCGAGGCGACCTGGAAGGAAGAGGACGGCATCGTGGTGGTCGATTACAACTGGTGCATCGGTTGCCGCTACTGCGAGGCCGCCTGCCCCTACCACGCGCGGCGCTTCAACTGGAAGAAGCCGGTCGTTCCCAAGAACGAGATCAACCCGAACCAGTCTTACCTCAGCAACCGCATCCGTCCGCAGGGTGTGATGGAAAAGTGCACCTTCTGCCTGCACCGCACCCGCGAGGGCCGCATGCCAGCCTGCCTTGAGGCCTGCCCGACCGGCGCCCGCGTCTTCGGCAACCTGCTCGACCCTCATTCCGAGATCCGCAAGGTCATCGACACCAAGCGGGTCTTCGTCCTCAAGGAGGAACTCGGAACCCGCCCCAGCTTCTTTTACTTCTTCGACGAATAG
- a CDS encoding molybdopterin-dependent oxidoreductase: MNTMERRDFLKLSAMAAATAAAQAKAGVERTALHKDAHGIRWDKAPCRFCGTGCHVKVGVKGGRVVAIAGAEDADVNKGLLCVKGYHVGGILYGKDRLTTPMLRKEGKLEPISWDEAITVIAERIYKNPQKFAFYGSGQWTIPEGYAAQKFIKGGLSNNHIDPNARLCMASAVTGFISTYGVDEPAGTYDDLDNASVVIFWGNNPAEMHPVLFSRIVDRRSRGEKVTIIDIGTRRTRSTEFADHYLEFRPQTDLAIANCIANYLIENDKYDKAFVEKYCNFRIDVDDKTRDLLGKASTFEEYKAKMSTYTLEYTSQLSGVSVEKLTMLCETFADSKQLITSLWCMGVNQHYRGTAMNRLLHGIHLLSGQFGKPGAAPTSLTGQPSACGTAREVGTLAHALPGGRIVAKPEHRADCEKAWNMAPGTINEKPGYHTVLMFEKFCTPTAEGGDIDTILVQVTNPGQTLPNLYKLFDAKKDLADKFLIVSEVYPTATTEIADLVLPAALWVEKSGVYGNSERRTQQWFKQVEPPGGAREDVWMTIAIARKLYDMGYPGMKDKDGKFIFSYKDEQGNEVPIWDYAHFNDINVDKALYEEYRPLTHAKHKNVAPYDVLVNAHGLRWPVVQTKDGNWRETRFRFTEADDPFVKKGTGLQFYHSTTNDDKAQIWFCPYEAAPEEPNKEYPFWLCTGRVLEHWHTGSMTMRVDQLRKAMPKAYVELNPKDAADKGINNGDLVKLTTARGEIVLPAWINGRAQPPRGSVFVPFFDEKLLINRLTLDVTCPVSKEPDYKKCATKVEKYNPTEKQPLP, translated from the coding sequence ATGAATACGATGGAACGCCGCGACTTTCTGAAATTATCGGCTATGGCAGCCGCCACAGCAGCAGCCCAGGCCAAAGCCGGGGTTGAGCGCACAGCCTTGCACAAGGATGCTCATGGTATCCGCTGGGACAAGGCGCCGTGCCGATTCTGCGGCACAGGGTGCCACGTGAAGGTCGGTGTCAAAGGTGGCCGCGTGGTGGCCATCGCCGGTGCCGAAGACGCTGATGTCAACAAGGGCCTGCTCTGCGTCAAGGGTTATCACGTCGGTGGCATCCTCTATGGCAAGGACCGCCTGACCACTCCGATGCTTCGCAAAGAGGGTAAACTGGAGCCGATCAGTTGGGATGAAGCGATTACCGTGATTGCCGAGCGTATTTATAAGAACCCTCAAAAATTCGCCTTTTACGGCTCAGGTCAGTGGACGATTCCCGAAGGCTACGCCGCCCAGAAATTCATCAAGGGCGGGCTTTCTAACAATCACATCGACCCCAATGCCCGCCTCTGCATGGCGTCTGCGGTGACCGGTTTCATATCGACCTACGGTGTCGACGAACCCGCCGGGACGTATGACGATCTCGATAACGCCAGTGTCGTGATTTTCTGGGGTAATAACCCGGCGGAGATGCACCCGGTGCTGTTTTCCCGCATTGTCGACCGTCGCTCGCGCGGGGAAAAGGTCACCATCATCGACATCGGCACCCGCCGCACCCGCTCCACGGAATTTGCCGATCACTATCTGGAGTTCCGACCCCAGACCGACCTCGCTATAGCGAACTGCATTGCCAACTACCTGATCGAGAACGACAAATACGATAAGGCATTTGTAGAAAAATACTGCAATTTCCGGATCGATGTCGACGACAAGACGCGTGACCTCCTCGGCAAGGCCAGCACCTTTGAGGAATACAAGGCGAAAATGTCCACCTACACGCTGGAATACACCAGCCAACTCTCCGGTGTGTCCGTCGAGAAGCTCACCATGCTGTGTGAGACATTTGCGGATTCCAAGCAACTGATCACCTCGCTTTGGTGTATGGGGGTCAACCAGCACTACCGTGGCACCGCGATGAACCGCCTGCTACACGGTATCCACCTGCTATCAGGCCAGTTTGGCAAGCCGGGTGCCGCTCCTACCAGCCTGACTGGCCAGCCGTCGGCTTGTGGCACCGCCCGGGAAGTGGGGACTCTGGCCCACGCCCTTCCCGGCGGCCGTATCGTGGCGAAGCCCGAACACCGGGCCGACTGTGAAAAGGCATGGAACATGGCACCCGGAACGATCAACGAGAAGCCCGGCTACCACACGGTGCTGATGTTCGAGAAGTTTTGCACACCGACCGCCGAGGGTGGGGACATCGATACGATCTTGGTTCAGGTGACCAACCCTGGCCAGACATTGCCAAACCTCTACAAGCTTTTCGACGCCAAGAAGGACCTGGCAGACAAATTCCTGATTGTCTCCGAGGTCTATCCCACGGCCACCACCGAGATCGCCGACCTCGTTCTCCCCGCCGCCCTCTGGGTGGAGAAGAGCGGTGTCTACGGTAACTCCGAGCGCCGGACCCAGCAGTGGTTCAAGCAGGTGGAGCCTCCGGGAGGTGCCCGTGAAGACGTCTGGATGACCATTGCCATCGCGCGCAAGCTCTACGACATGGGTTATCCCGGCATGAAGGACAAGGATGGTAAGTTTATTTTCAGCTATAAGGATGAACAAGGCAATGAAGTGCCGATCTGGGATTACGCCCACTTCAATGACATCAACGTCGATAAGGCTCTTTACGAGGAATACCGCCCCCTTACGCACGCCAAACACAAGAATGTCGCTCCCTACGATGTGCTGGTAAACGCACATGGCCTGCGTTGGCCTGTGGTTCAGACCAAGGACGGTAACTGGCGTGAAACCCGCTTCCGCTTTACCGAGGCGGACGATCCCTTTGTCAAAAAAGGGACCGGCCTCCAGTTCTATCATTCCACCACCAATGACGATAAGGCGCAGATCTGGTTCTGCCCCTACGAGGCGGCACCTGAAGAGCCTAATAAGGAGTATCCGTTCTGGCTCTGCACCGGCCGCGTTCTCGAGCACTGGCACACGGGCAGCATGACCATGCGCGTCGACCAGCTTCGTAAAGCCATGCCCAAGGCATACGTCGAGCTTAACCCGAAGGATGCTGCGGACAAAGGCATCAACAATGGCGATCTCGTCAAGCTGACCACCGCACGTGGTGAAATCGTGCTGCCCGCATGGATCAATGGTCGGGCCCAGCCACCGCGCGGCTCCGTCTTTGTGCCCTTCTTTGACGAAAAGCTGCTGATCAACCGGCTGACGCTGGATGTGACCTGCCCGGTTTCGAAAGAACCCGATTACAAAAAGTGCGCCACCAAGGTGGAAAAATACAACCCAACCGAGAAGCAGCCGCTTCCGTAA
- a CDS encoding 4Fe-4S binding protein, whose protein sequence is MVDRSQPVSRRGLFGALVRPFTRHLKERPVAHPEEIPDADTPRVAIIQGRFCLAYQGGVCFTCSERCPEPGAITTQQGIPTIHADLCTGCGICHDLCPAPVNAILVKAKPPTQTTEPSEPS, encoded by the coding sequence ATGGTGGATCGCTCACAACCAGTGTCACGCCGTGGGCTTTTTGGAGCCTTGGTGCGTCCCTTTACCCGTCACCTCAAGGAGCGGCCGGTCGCTCATCCTGAGGAAATTCCGGATGCCGATACGCCGCGCGTGGCGATCATCCAGGGACGTTTCTGCCTCGCTTACCAGGGAGGAGTGTGTTTCACCTGCTCCGAGCGCTGCCCCGAGCCGGGTGCGATCACAACCCAGCAAGGGATTCCAACCATCCACGCAGACCTTTGCACCGGATGTGGGATCTGCCACGACCTGTGCCCGGCACCCGTCAACGCCATTCTGGTCAAGGCCAAGCCGCCAACCCAAACCACCGAACCATCCGAACCGTCATGA
- the moaA gene encoding GTP 3',8-cyclase MoaA, which translates to MFTDTLCRPLRDLRISVTDRCNFRCRYCMPAEVFGDGYHYLPKPEILTLEEIATFARIFCKLGVEKLRLTGGEPLLRRGLPDLVAMLSAIPGEHDIAMTTNGTSLARYAKKLKAAGLHRVTISLDALDPEIFGRMNGTGASPERVIEGIDAALEHGLGVKINSVIQKGVNEDQVFPLANFARDRNVTLRFIEFMDTGNTNGWKLDQVVPYTDMIKDLHRHFPLEPIDPNYTGETARRFRYKDFPEQEIGFITSVSRPFCSDCNRVRLSADGQIFTCLFASHGHDLKTALRAGVSDEQMTDLIRAVWTARDDRYSELRTQIGGTQVKPEMSYIGG; encoded by the coding sequence ATGTTCACCGATACCCTCTGCCGCCCACTTCGTGATCTCAGGATCTCGGTGACGGACCGGTGTAACTTCCGCTGCCGCTACTGCATGCCGGCGGAGGTCTTTGGGGATGGCTACCACTACCTGCCCAAACCCGAAATCCTCACCCTCGAGGAAATCGCCACTTTTGCCCGCATCTTTTGCAAACTGGGTGTCGAAAAACTCCGCTTGACAGGTGGCGAGCCGTTGCTGCGCCGTGGCCTGCCCGATCTCGTCGCCATGCTCTCTGCAATCCCCGGGGAGCACGATATTGCGATGACCACCAACGGCACGTCCCTCGCCCGCTACGCCAAAAAACTCAAAGCGGCCGGGCTGCACCGGGTCACCATTTCGTTGGATGCCCTCGATCCCGAAATATTCGGCCGGATGAACGGCACCGGGGCATCCCCGGAACGGGTCATCGAGGGCATCGATGCAGCACTCGAACACGGTCTCGGTGTCAAGATCAACAGCGTGATCCAGAAAGGCGTCAACGAAGACCAGGTCTTCCCACTGGCGAACTTCGCCCGCGACCGCAACGTGACCCTGCGCTTCATCGAATTCATGGACACCGGCAATACCAACGGCTGGAAACTCGACCAGGTCGTGCCCTACACCGACATGATCAAAGACCTGCACCGGCATTTTCCGCTGGAGCCCATCGATCCTAACTACACCGGCGAAACCGCTCGCCGGTTCCGCTACAAGGATTTTCCCGAGCAGGAAATAGGATTCATCACTTCTGTTAGTCGACCGTTCTGCTCCGACTGCAACCGCGTCCGGTTATCCGCCGACGGCCAGATCTTCACCTGCCTGTTCGCCTCCCACGGCCACGATTTGAAAACAGCCCTCCGCGCTGGTGTCAGTGATGAACAAATGACCGACCTCATCCGCGCTGTCTGGACCGCCCGCGACGACCGCTACTCCGAACTCCGTACCCAGATCGGCGGCACCCAGGTAAAGCCGGAGATGTCGTATATCGGGGGGTAG
- a CDS encoding endo alpha-1,4 polygalactosaminidase — MIKNTLWIPIACCALASTSVAGGAERNWHDVKSWVYQLTNYKDQKLDQIAKAQFDLAVIDLARDGGGDFFKSSEIEALKKSGKIVLAYFEIGAIEDYRPEWKKVPDDLKAGKVDGWPKEQYVKFWDERWWPVVRGRIDQALKAGFDGAYLDMVTTYSEIPNTGMNEEARAHKMVALIARISKYAKSKNPDFKIVPQNCPELYTWSYWNPKPNKQYIDAIDGLGMESVFYLAHDKPANKTWCKENLTNAIAIQKAGKLVLGIDYAKKPKSIADAYQKQRTIGFVPYVSVEALDRVVSEKK; from the coding sequence GTGATTAAAAACACCCTCTGGATACCCATCGCCTGTTGCGCCCTCGCATCGACCAGCGTAGCCGGTGGGGCGGAACGGAACTGGCATGACGTCAAAAGCTGGGTCTATCAACTCACGAACTACAAGGACCAGAAGCTGGACCAAATTGCAAAGGCTCAATTTGACCTGGCGGTGATAGATCTCGCGCGGGACGGTGGTGGTGATTTCTTCAAATCCAGTGAAATTGAAGCCCTCAAGAAGTCGGGTAAAATCGTGCTCGCCTACTTTGAGATTGGTGCCATCGAAGATTACCGACCCGAATGGAAAAAGGTTCCTGATGACCTCAAAGCGGGTAAAGTGGACGGGTGGCCGAAAGAGCAATACGTCAAATTCTGGGACGAACGCTGGTGGCCGGTCGTTCGAGGTCGTATCGACCAAGCGCTCAAAGCCGGGTTCGATGGTGCCTATCTCGACATGGTCACCACTTACTCGGAGATCCCTAACACAGGCATGAACGAGGAAGCGCGTGCCCACAAGATGGTGGCTCTCATTGCGCGGATCTCCAAGTATGCCAAAAGCAAGAATCCCGATTTCAAAATTGTGCCGCAAAATTGCCCTGAGCTCTACACCTGGTCATACTGGAACCCCAAGCCTAACAAACAATACATCGACGCCATTGATGGACTTGGTATGGAGTCGGTTTTTTATCTCGCCCACGACAAACCAGCCAACAAAACGTGGTGCAAAGAGAACCTAACCAATGCCATAGCCATCCAAAAAGCCGGCAAACTTGTGCTCGGCATCGACTACGCCAAAAAACCGAAATCCATCGCTGATGCTTACCAGAAACAGAGGACCATCGGTTTTGTGCCCTACGTCAGCGTCGAAGCCCTTGACAGGGTGGTATCGGAAAAAAAGTAA
- a CDS encoding outer membrane lipoprotein-sorting protein — translation MKPILSQTLFFSLIALVLCISNPTVRADAAAEKLLEGVRLGATLQHGKLQGHLRKNGKRTPLTLTMKGEDISFQFYTNKKWGGFHMQLKEGHAKLFETVQGKAKPFPAEKIGAAILESDVTYEDLSLRFLYWKDAKIVGQEKIKTQDCWQIRLRNPGNDGRYNTVDIWVHQKFGALMQVAGYNKSNQLVKRFHVTDLMTVGKDKIKTLEKMNVETYKTGTNKVTGITYLEFKEYKPERKGL, via the coding sequence ATGAAACCCATCCTGTCACAGACTCTCTTTTTTTCACTTATCGCGTTGGTGCTTTGTATTTCCAATCCCACAGTCCGGGCCGATGCGGCTGCGGAGAAACTGCTTGAGGGCGTGCGCCTCGGTGCCACTCTGCAGCATGGAAAACTGCAAGGCCACCTGAGGAAAAACGGCAAACGCACCCCCCTGACACTGACCATGAAGGGAGAGGACATTTCATTTCAGTTTTACACCAACAAAAAATGGGGTGGTTTTCATATGCAGCTGAAGGAGGGGCACGCAAAACTTTTTGAAACTGTGCAGGGCAAGGCCAAGCCGTTTCCCGCTGAAAAAATCGGGGCAGCCATCCTGGAGAGTGATGTCACCTACGAAGACCTGTCGCTGCGCTTCCTCTACTGGAAGGATGCCAAAATCGTCGGCCAGGAGAAAATCAAAACACAGGATTGCTGGCAAATCCGCCTCCGCAATCCGGGCAACGATGGGCGCTACAACACCGTCGATATCTGGGTGCACCAGAAATTCGGCGCCCTGATGCAAGTCGCGGGCTACAATAAAAGCAATCAACTCGTCAAACGCTTCCACGTCACGGACCTGATGACCGTCGGTAAGGACAAGATCAAGACACTCGAAAAGATGAATGTGGAAACCTATAAAACGGGAACCAACAAAGTCACCGGCATCACCTACCTCGAATTCAAGGAATACAAACCCGAGCGCAAAGGCCTGTGA
- the leuC gene encoding 3-isopropylmalate dehydratase large subunit → MAKTLFDKIWDAHVVSEVEDGPTQLYIDRQFAHEVTSPQAFNGLRERGLTVLRPGKTTATPDHNIPTWDQDKPITDPISKFQVETLTRNCDEFGITLYGLGNQKNGIVHVVGPENGYTLPGMTIVCGDSHTSTHGAFGTIAFGIGTSEVEMVLASQCILQPRPKRMLININGELDRGVASKDIILYVISKLSTGGATGYFVEFAGTAITSLSMEARMTLCNMSIEMGARGGLIAPDQTTFDYIEGREFAPKGADWDKALAYWHTLKTDEGAEFDKTYNFDAADIEPMITYGTNPGMGVGITGSIPTLEEIDQAGQASFKQSMKYMGFEPGDRMIGKKIDYVFVGSCTNGRIEDLRTFCDFIKGKKKADNVTAWIVPGSRRVEKQAIEEGLVKIMTDAGFVMRQPGCSACLAMNDDKVPAGLYSVSTSNRNFEGRQGPGARTLLASVLTAAAAAVTGEVTDPRTMMDVAEPALT, encoded by the coding sequence ATGGCTAAGACTCTATTTGATAAAATTTGGGATGCACACGTTGTCAGCGAGGTCGAAGACGGCCCGACACAATTGTACATCGACCGCCAGTTTGCTCACGAAGTAACCTCGCCCCAGGCATTTAACGGCCTCAGGGAGCGTGGACTCACGGTGCTTCGCCCCGGTAAAACCACCGCAACCCCCGACCACAACATCCCCACCTGGGACCAGGACAAGCCGATCACCGACCCGATTTCCAAGTTCCAGGTCGAGACATTGACCAGAAACTGCGATGAGTTCGGCATCACCCTGTATGGCCTCGGCAATCAGAAAAACGGCATCGTCCACGTGGTTGGCCCCGAAAACGGCTACACGCTTCCCGGAATGACCATCGTCTGTGGTGACAGCCATACGTCCACCCACGGCGCCTTTGGAACCATTGCCTTTGGCATCGGCACCAGCGAGGTGGAAATGGTTCTGGCCAGCCAGTGTATCCTCCAGCCGCGTCCGAAACGTATGCTCATCAACATCAATGGCGAGCTCGACCGTGGAGTCGCATCCAAGGACATCATCCTCTACGTCATCTCCAAACTCTCGACCGGTGGCGCCACCGGATACTTTGTCGAGTTTGCCGGCACAGCCATCACCTCCCTGAGTATGGAAGCCCGTATGACACTCTGTAACATGAGTATCGAAATGGGTGCCCGCGGCGGCCTGATCGCCCCCGACCAGACGACGTTCGACTATATCGAGGGTCGCGAGTTTGCCCCCAAGGGCGCGGACTGGGACAAGGCCCTGGCTTACTGGCACACCTTGAAAACGGACGAAGGCGCCGAGTTTGATAAAACGTACAACTTCGACGCCGCCGACATCGAACCCATGATCACCTACGGAACCAACCCGGGCATGGGTGTCGGTATCACGGGCTCCATCCCCACACTCGAGGAAATTGACCAGGCCGGTCAGGCGTCGTTCAAACAATCGATGAAGTACATGGGATTCGAGCCGGGCGACCGGATGATCGGCAAGAAAATCGACTACGTCTTCGTCGGCTCATGCACCAACGGCCGGATCGAAGACCTCAGAACCTTCTGCGACTTCATCAAGGGCAAGAAAAAAGCCGACAACGTGACCGCTTGGATCGTCCCCGGAAGCCGTCGGGTCGAAAAACAGGCCATCGAGGAAGGTCTTGTCAAGATCATGACCGACGCCGGCTTTGTGATGCGCCAGCCGGGTTGTTCCGCCTGTCTTGCGATGAACGACGATAAGGTGCCCGCTGGTCTCTACAGTGTTTCCACATCGAACCGGAACTTCGAAGGTCGTCAAGGCCCTGGTGCCAGAACCTTGCTCGCCAGCGTGCTCACCGCCGCCGCCGCAGCGGTGACCGGCGAGGTGACCGACCCGCGCACCATGATGGACGTAGCAGAGCCGGCACTGACTTAA
- the leuD gene encoding 3-isopropylmalate dehydratase small subunit: MAIEKFLTVTSTCIPLPIENVDTDQIIPARFLKATTKEGFGDNLFRDWRYDKEDQPKADFVLNDPTYSGEILVGGKNFGSGSSREHAAWAIAGYGLRVVVSSFFADIFKGNALNNGVLPVQVSDAFLAKLFQEIEADAKTTVTVNLPDQTITIDATGDSEGFEINAYKKNCMLNGYDDIDYLLSNKDKIEAWEKTSFY, encoded by the coding sequence ATGGCTATCGAAAAATTTCTAACCGTCACATCCACCTGCATTCCCCTGCCGATTGAGAATGTCGACACCGACCAAATCATCCCGGCCCGTTTCCTCAAGGCGACGACCAAGGAAGGGTTCGGTGACAACCTGTTCCGCGACTGGCGTTACGACAAAGAAGACCAGCCGAAGGCTGATTTTGTGTTAAACGACCCCACCTACAGCGGCGAGATCCTTGTGGGGGGAAAGAACTTCGGCAGTGGCTCCAGTCGGGAGCACGCCGCCTGGGCAATCGCCGGCTACGGGCTGCGCGTGGTTGTTTCCAGCTTCTTTGCCGACATCTTCAAAGGAAACGCCCTCAATAACGGCGTTCTCCCGGTGCAGGTCTCGGACGCCTTCCTCGCGAAGCTTTTCCAGGAGATCGAGGCCGATGCCAAGACCACCGTCACCGTCAATCTGCCGGACCAGACCATCACCATCGACGCCACCGGTGATTCCGAAGGCTTCGAGATCAATGCCTACAAGAAAAACTGCATGCTCAATGGCTACGACGACATCGACTACCTGTTAAGCAACAAGGACAAGATCGAAGCCTGGGAAAAAACCAGCTTCTATTGA
- a CDS encoding 2-isopropylmalate synthase → MDTTLRDGEQTSGVSFSAHEKLSLAKILLKNVKVDRLEVASARVSEGEFQCVKAITSWAAKNDLLDKIEVLGFVDGKVSVDWITSAGGRVINLLAKGSKRHVELQLRKTPEQHLADIKEVIAYADSQNVDVNIYLEDWSNGMNNSPDYVYFIVDGLRDTSIKRFMLPDTLGILNPDQTFDHCRQMVTRYPDKWFDFHAHNDYDLATANVYNAVKAKVHGIHVTVNGMGERAGNVPLSSVIGVIHDQLKQSTNLDETFVNNVSRLVETYSGVRVPANKPIIGEFVFTQTAGIHADGDSKDNLYYNDLLPERFGRTREYALGKTSGKANIQKNLEELGISLDHDDMKRVTNRIIELGDKKERVTREDLPYIIADVLGGGVASNDIEVVNYSLSLTQGLKPVATVRLRIKGEFYQETSTGDGQYNAFVQALWKIYTRLDKKHPTLEDYSVHIPPGGHTDALVEATIVWDYQGKKFKTRGLDADQTEAAIQATIKMLNIIEDY, encoded by the coding sequence ATGGACACCACCCTGCGCGACGGCGAGCAGACTTCCGGCGTCTCGTTCTCTGCGCATGAAAAACTGAGCCTGGCCAAGATCCTGCTCAAGAATGTCAAGGTTGACCGTCTCGAAGTGGCGTCCGCCCGGGTTTCAGAAGGCGAGTTCCAATGTGTGAAAGCCATCACCTCCTGGGCGGCAAAAAACGATCTGCTGGACAAGATCGAGGTTCTCGGGTTTGTCGATGGCAAGGTATCGGTCGATTGGATCACCAGCGCCGGTGGCCGTGTGATCAACCTGCTCGCCAAGGGGTCGAAACGCCACGTCGAGCTCCAGCTCCGCAAAACCCCGGAGCAACACCTGGCGGATATCAAGGAGGTGATCGCCTATGCGGATTCACAAAACGTGGATGTCAATATCTACCTCGAGGACTGGTCCAATGGCATGAACAACTCGCCGGACTACGTCTATTTTATCGTCGATGGCCTCAGGGACACCTCGATCAAGCGCTTTATGCTGCCCGATACCCTGGGTATCCTGAATCCCGACCAAACCTTCGACCACTGCCGGCAGATGGTCACGCGCTACCCCGACAAGTGGTTCGATTTCCACGCCCACAACGATTACGATCTCGCCACCGCCAACGTCTACAACGCCGTCAAAGCCAAGGTGCACGGCATCCACGTCACCGTCAACGGCATGGGGGAGCGCGCGGGAAATGTGCCGCTCTCCAGCGTCATCGGTGTGATCCATGACCAGCTGAAACAGAGCACCAACCTCGACGAGACCTTTGTCAATAATGTCAGTCGCCTCGTGGAGACATATTCGGGTGTTAGGGTGCCCGCCAACAAACCGATCATCGGTGAGTTTGTCTTCACCCAGACCGCCGGTATCCACGCCGACGGCGACTCCAAGGACAATCTGTATTACAACGATCTCCTGCCCGAACGCTTTGGCCGGACCCGCGAATACGCCCTGGGGAAAACCTCGGGCAAAGCCAACATCCAGAAAAACCTCGAGGAGCTGGGTATCAGTCTGGACCACGACGATATGAAACGCGTGACCAACCGGATCATCGAGTTGGGTGATAAAAAAGAACGTGTTACCCGGGAGGACCTGCCCTATATCATTGCCGATGTGTTAGGAGGTGGTGTGGCATCAAACGATATCGAGGTGGTCAACTACTCACTTTCCCTGACACAAGGATTGAAGCCGGTGGCAACCGTCCGACTCAGGATCAAGGGTGAGTTCTACCAGGAAACCAGCACTGGTGATGGTCAGTACAACGCCTTTGTGCAGGCCCTTTGGAAGATCTACACCCGCCTCGATAAAAAACATCCCACCCTCGAAGACTACTCGGTGCACATCCCGCCCGGAGGACACACCGATGCCTTGGTCGAGGCCACGATCGTCTGGGATTACCAGGGGAAAAAGTTCAAGACCCGCGGCCTGGACGCCGACCAGACAGAGGCCGCCATCCAGGCAACCATCAAGATGCTCAACATCATCGAGGACTACTAG